One Halovivax ruber XH-70 genomic region harbors:
- a CDS encoding universal stress protein, with product MTVLVAFDGSEPAQKALEHAARTFEGQELVLLRVLDSPDGLVDASVGFAKDGLKQLREESRTDLSEDVESVIDTTDVEFRTAVAFGEPTREIVRYANDNDVDHVVVGNHGRDGMARVLLGSVAEQVVRRAPMPVTVVR from the coding sequence ATGACAGTACTCGTCGCGTTCGACGGTTCAGAACCGGCACAGAAGGCCCTCGAACACGCCGCTCGGACCTTCGAGGGGCAGGAACTCGTGTTGCTGCGGGTGCTCGACTCGCCAGACGGACTCGTCGACGCGAGCGTCGGATTCGCCAAGGACGGACTCAAGCAACTCCGAGAAGAGTCGCGTACCGACCTCTCCGAGGACGTCGAGAGCGTCATCGACACGACGGACGTCGAGTTCCGGACGGCGGTCGCTTTCGGCGAGCCGACTCGCGAGATCGTCCGGTACGCGAACGACAACGACGTCGACCACGTCGTGGTCGGGAATCACGGCCGCGACGGCATGGCGCGCGTCCTGCTCGGGAGCGTCGCCGAACAGGTCGTCCGCCGGGCGCCGATGCCGGTCACCGTCGTCCGGTGA